A single Camelus dromedarius isolate mCamDro1 chromosome 26, mCamDro1.pat, whole genome shotgun sequence DNA region contains:
- the LOC135318450 gene encoding LOW QUALITY PROTEIN: guanylate-binding protein 6-like (The sequence of the model RefSeq protein was modified relative to this genomic sequence to represent the inferred CDS: inserted 1 base in 1 codon): protein MAQRVSFPTDMLQELLEEHAACEREAPAVFMEHSFKDDKQEFQKNLVEIIKNKKEDFLIQNEETSIKYCQTKLDQLSKALIKSISAGTFSVPGGHELYRKAKEIIEKEYHQVPMKVVKANEFLQRFLQSKVALEXILQADKALTDGEKAIAEEWTWKETAEKEQELLKQKLQEQQQQVEAQKRSLQKHIVQMMEKMVRERENLLREPNKILEHQLKVQEDLCTEGFRKKCEEMSTEINHLRKRILDTKNDDISLLAQALDNLGKRIASLLPAPANILGNVMKVVSSLFKKK, encoded by the exons ATGGCCCAGCGAGTGAGCTTCCCCACAGAcatgctgcaggagctgctggaggagCACGCTGCCTGTGAGAGGGAAGCCCCTGCAGTCTTCATGGAGCACTCCTTCAAGGATGACAAGCAGGAGTTCCAGAAGAATCTTGTT gaaatcataaagaataagaaGGAGGATTTCTTGATTCAGAATGAAGAGACATCAATCAAATACTGCCAGACTAAACTTGATCAGCTTTCAAAGGCACTAATAAAAAGTATCTCAGCAggaactttctctgttcctggaggtcatgaactctacaggaaagcaaaggaaattattgaaaaggaaTATCACCAAGTGCCCATGAAAGTAGTGAAG GCAAATGAGTTCCTCCAGAGGTTTCTGCAGTCCAAGGTGgcactag aaatcctgcaggcagataaaGCCCTCACTGATGGGGAGAAGGCCATAGCAG aagagtggacctggaaggagacagctgagaaggaacaggagctgctgaaacagaaactgcaggagcagcagcagcaggtggaggctcagaagagaagtcTCCAGAAACACATAGTTCAGATGATGGAGAAGatggtgagagaaagagaaaacctgctgAGAGAGCCAAACAAGATATTGGAGCATCAGCTGAAG gtccaagaagatctgtgtactgaaggatttagaaagaaatgtgaggagatgagtacagagataaatcatttgagaaagaggATTCTTGATACTAAAAATGACGATATTTCCTTGCTTGCACAAGCCTTGGACAACCTTGGCAAAAGAATCGCTTCATTATTGCCTGCCCCAGCTAACATTCTTGGTAATGTTATGAAAGTAGTGagctcactatttaaaaaaaagtag